From the genome of Solea senegalensis isolate Sse05_10M linkage group LG21, IFAPA_SoseM_1, whole genome shotgun sequence:
attttggacgacatatttaagtatgacttttttgtcaaattttggacgacatacttaagtatgacgttttagtcaaattttggatgacgtactaacctatgacttttttttgtcaactttagacgacatactaacctatgactttttttgtctacttttgaacgtcatacttaagtatgacttttttgtcaaattttagacaacatactaacctatgactttgtttgtctacttttgaacgtcatactaaagtataactttttgtcaaatttttgacaaaatactaaattatgatttttttggcaaattttggacgacatactaaagtatgacttttttaccaaattttggatgacatactaacttatgacttttttttcaaattttggatgacatacttaagtatgacttttttgtcaaatttcggacgacataccattgtatgacttttttgtcaacttttgaacgtcatactaaagtatgacttttttgtcatactTTACAAATTTTAGAAGAcattctaacctatgactttttttggcaaattttagaagacattctaacctatgacttttttaccgaattttgaatgacatactaacttatgaattttttgtcaaatttcgaCATaccaaagtatgactttttgtcaacttttgaatgacatacaaacctatgacttttttgtcaaattttagacaacataccaaaagtatgactttttgtcaaattttggacgacatactaaagtatgaattttttgtcaaattttggacgacataccaaagtatgacttttttgtcaaatatcggttgacatactaacctatgacttttttgtcaaattttggatgacgtactaacctatgacttttttgtcaaattttaaagGACATaccaaagtatgacttttttgtcaaattttggacgacatactaacctatgacttttttgtcaaattttggacgacataccaaagTATGACTTTGTGGTcatattttggaagacatactaacctatgacttttttgtcaaatttcggacgacatagtaacctatgacttttttgtcaacttttgaacgtcatactaaagtatgaattttttgtcaaattttggaccgcatactaaagtatgacttttttgtcaaattttggaagacatactaaagtatgacttttttgtcaaattttggacgacataccaaagtatgacttttttgtcaacttttgaACGtcttactaaagtatgactttttcgtcaaacTTTGGAAgatatactaaagtatgacttttttgtcaaattttggacaacatactaaagtatgacttttttgtcaaattttagtcgacatactaaactatgccatttttggcacattttggacaacatactaaagtatgactttttgtcaaattttggacaaaatactaacctatgacttttttggcaaCTTTTGAacgtcatactaaagtatgacttttttgtcaaatttcggacgacatactaaagtatgagtttttgtcaaattttggacaaaatactaacctatgacttttttggcaaCTTTTGAacgtcatactaaagtatgacttttttgtcaacttttgaacgtcatacttaagtatgactcaAATTTTGGACNNNNNNNNNNNNNNNNNNNNNNNNNNNNNNNNNNNNNNNNNNNNNNNNNNNNNNNNNNNNNNNNNNNNNNNNNNNNNNNNNNNNNNNNNNNNNNNNNNNNtatagtatgtcgtccaaaatgtgacaaaaaagtcatagaaagGAATATAAAAACTGTCAGTATAGAAATGCCTTACTACATGATATATAACTGTAATAATTTCTCTGTTTGCAGGTTGCAGTGTGAGGTGAAGCTGCAGAGGCAGCAGCTCTCTGACTCCCAGCACCTCCTTCAGTCACTGCGAGTGGAGCTGCAGGTTCATGAAAAGATCAAGACTGACTGTCATAAACACGGTACTGTTGTTATCACGATTTTAAGCAAGAAATGATTTTAACTGAAATTATGATGTTTAACTTTGcttgtgttctgtgttttccCTCAAAGCAGTATCCAGCGAGACAACCCAGGAGCCACTTCCTGTCCCTTCCTCTGGCTCGGTGGACCTGAGTGAGCTGCTGTCAGAGATCAGACACCTGAGGCTGCAGCTGGAGAGGAGCATCCAGACCAACACAGCTCTGCGACAGAGACTGGAGGAGCAGCTGCTCAGAGGAACCAACCGCTCTGAGACCATCAACATCAACTACCTGCTGTCCTCTCCAGgtgaacatacagtacaaagCAACACACTTCATTGCATGTGGCCCATAAACAAGACATGTAACCACAACAACTTGCCACATTTGTCTCAGATGAAGGGGGCAGTTCACCAGGTCGCGAGGGCTACAATCTTCGTCGCTCATCTCAGTCTTACAATGAACACACGAGCGTCCTACATGGTAAGAAAACCTCATCACAGATTTCAGTAGGGCTGCACatcatgtatgtttttgttcatttatcacAAGTTGACATTGTGCAGATTCTCACAGTGTTTTAACTAAAAACACCTGCTGAAATGTTTCCAGGTGAGACACGTGGTGTTCTCTCCGGCAGCTCcgtcagcagcagctcaggtgaCAGCGTCTCTGGTGCTCCTTCTCGCCTGGTGCCGGGTCACAGAATGTGGGCCAATCGCAATGGCCGCCATGTCTTGGGCCTGATAGAGGACTACGGCGCCCTGCGCAGGCAGATCTCCGAGGGTCGAAAGCTGTCGCGCAGCATGGACTCACAGCTGCAGGAGTGTCTGCACACACTCAGGCAGCAGGACTCTGACAAGgcatgtcatgtttttaatgatgtcatctgataataatgacaatgtAGTATTTCAGTGGCAGAAACCTTAGAGTATATAGACAGAAAatccaacagttcacacaatgacaaAACACTAGGAAATGTGACCTGTGCctttcacattacattacaatgtcatttggcagacgcttttatagaaagtgacttacaataagtgcatttaaacaagagcaaaaagtaagtaaatgcttcaagtaaaccaaactaaagtgtgatgtacaagtaagtgctttcctcttttttttgtcatcgtcGAGGTAGAGTTGAGTTCATCCAAGAAGTCTCCCTGGGCCTGGTGGACGACAACAATGATTAGTTTTACTGGatgagttacagttacagcatgaaattcaaacgactgtaaAGACAAGTGgggcagtgggtaaagagtgaaagtccagttggggttgatgagcagacctgtcccgccacctctgcCAATGGATCTGGGAGTGTGGGAGAAAGCCACAGGGATGgatgtgttggagggtgttatccaagtctcagtgagagagagactacCCGCCAGTCTGCGGGTAGCTgactgtgtgtggagcgggttagatagataagtgaggacagaTTATGGTGgtgctgtgagtgaatgtgatgtTCATAATATCTACgagaagaaacatgaacagAAAAAGTGCTCATATGTGAAAGGTAGGAAACAATTGCAGACGGgtacttagcctcattagcgtcctcctctgtctttgtctgccACTTTAAAGTGAATTCTGCTTTTTAATACACACCTGATTGGCTGgttggttacagctgtgtttgCCAATTAAACGTCACAcctggtgatggctcaatagaaacgaGGTCAAACAGCAACACTAACAATGTCACTGTGTTCTTTGTAGGTGATAGAACAACAGCATCTGAAGAGTGTGTGCTGCAGCATGAACACCATGCAGCAGGTGTTAGAAGAGGCCGGTCGACTGCTCAAACTGGTGTGGAGAGTCTCTCTGCCAACTGGAAACATCACAGTGGACACTGGCGACAACcagcaggtaaacacacacattgtatgtAGTCAAGCATTTAAAGACACAATCCTTTTACTTGCTAATCCTCGCAATCTGCATCGTCAGGACGAGTTGCTGAAAAACGAGATAGCCAGACTGAAAAGCCGGCTGTCGCAGCAGGAGAGGATGCTGAGTGGAGCCGTGAAACGCCTCCGCACCACCAACCAGCTCAAAGAGGGAATGGAGAGGGTCATCATTGATCAGTGTACGAGTAACAACTTTAAATTTAACAGCCCATAATGTGAACGGAAGCTGAATTGATCAATACAAATATTATCtgcattgtttgtttgcagtgtcTCTAACCCATGGAGTATTGAAGAAAGCCAGGGGGAACATGGAGGTGAGTTTTCACTTGCTGTCACACTTATGTCTCAACCAGTgaattgttttccttcagtgagtcactcttctcttcttctcctcctcctcctctctgtgaaATAATGCTAGACAAATTACTGTACGCTCTTTGGCCTGAAAGGCCTGTCTGGAGGACCAGACAAAGGTTAGTGTGGTTGGGTTGCAGAGTCTATGACAGTGACCTGACGCATGCTGCATGAAGCTGTCGTGGGATAAACTTTCTTTCCATACTGTGTCTATAAATatggacgtagtcttctggTTGCATGAGATTTGTGACGTGACCGGCGCATATAAGCCTTGAAGAAATGAATTCAGTGAAACTCAAAcaagtgcttttactttgaaacagatATAGGAAGTGCAGTTATGGCAAAAGATTagacagacaactttattaatccctttgggaggttcccttggggaaattaacaAAGGTCTTTTTTTGGTAAATGGAGTGTCTCACATGGACAGTAACGGCTGCTCTGATAATGGAACACGGCGCCACTGTGCTttcagtctttatgctaagctaaccacCTCCTGGCTATAGTTTCATGTTGGGTGTCAAGTGGTATCGACATGAGGGACTATGTCAATAAACAATTAGTCAcgtgcatgtgtctgtgagagCTGTACATgat
Proteins encoded in this window:
- the wu:fj49a02 gene encoding CDK5 regulatory subunit-associated protein 2 isoform X3 — translated: MPYYMIYNCNNFSVCRLQCEVKLQRQQLSDSQHLLQSLRVELQVHEKIKTDCHKHAVSSETTQEPLPVPSSGSVDLSELLSEIRHLRLQLERSIQTNTALRQRLEEQLLRGTNRSETININYLLSSPDEGGSSPGREGYNLRRSSQSYNEHTSVLHGETRGVLSGSSVSSSSGDSVSGAPSRLVPGHRMWANRNGRHVLGLIEDYGALRRQISEGRKLSRSMDSQLQECLHTLRQQDSDKVIEQQHLKSVCCSMNTMQQVLEEAGRLLKLVWRVSLPTGNITVDTGDNQQDELLKNEIARLKSRLSQQERMLSGAVKRLRTTNQLKEGMERVIIDQLSLTHGVLKKARGNMEEVPVNGQ
- the wu:fj49a02 gene encoding CDK5 regulatory subunit-associated protein 2 isoform X1 yields the protein MPYYMIYNCNNFSVCRLQCEVKLQRQQLSDSQHLLQSLRVELQVHEKIKTDCHKHAVSSETTQEPLPVPSSGSVDLSELLSEIRHLRLQLERSIQTNTALRQRLEEQLLRGTNRSETININYLLSSPDEGGSSPGREGYNLRRSSQSYNEHTSVLHGETRGVLSGSSVSSSSGDSVSGAPSRLVPGHRMWANRNGRHVLGLIEDYGALRRQISEGRKLSRSMDSQLQECLHTLRQQDSDKVIEQQHLKSVCCSMNTMQQVLEEAGRLLKLVWRVSLPTGNITVDTGDNQQDELLKNEIARLKSRLSQQERMLSGAVKRLRTTNQLKEGMERVIIDQLSLTHGVLKKARGNMETNYCTLFGLKGLSGGPDKGGASQWSVGGSRPPQPEQRSGPVFKETPDRESDSSEDHNSDVSLHCSF
- the wu:fj49a02 gene encoding CDK5 regulatory subunit-associated protein 2 isoform X2, whose product is MPYYMIYNCNNFSVCRLQCEVKLQRQQLSDSQHLLQSLRVELQVHEKIKTDCHKHVSSETTQEPLPVPSSGSVDLSELLSEIRHLRLQLERSIQTNTALRQRLEEQLLRGTNRSETININYLLSSPDEGGSSPGREGYNLRRSSQSYNEHTSVLHGETRGVLSGSSVSSSSGDSVSGAPSRLVPGHRMWANRNGRHVLGLIEDYGALRRQISEGRKLSRSMDSQLQECLHTLRQQDSDKVIEQQHLKSVCCSMNTMQQVLEEAGRLLKLVWRVSLPTGNITVDTGDNQQDELLKNEIARLKSRLSQQERMLSGAVKRLRTTNQLKEGMERVIIDQLSLTHGVLKKARGNMETNYCTLFGLKGLSGGPDKGGASQWSVGGSRPPQPEQRSGPVFKETPDRESDSSEDHNSDVSLHCSF